One genomic window of Thermorudis peleae includes the following:
- a CDS encoding ABC transporter permease translates to MLVQFIVKRLLLSVPMLIGVTLVTFVVSHLIPADPLTAVLPERAANNPDIVAMYRTRWGLDRPLPEQYLLYLRNLLHGDLGESYTTRRPVGTDLRLFFPATVELALAAMLYAVVVGIALGVISAVWSDRLADHLARIIALIGVSVPVFWLGLIALQVFYAQLRILPGPGRLDTRLTAPPFRTGLYTIDSLLAGRLDLFFNALAHLILPGIVLGSYAMGIIARMTRSSLLEVLSLDYIRTARAKGVSERRVVLGHALRNAMIPTVTVVGLTFGSLLAGAVLTETIFAWPGIGRYAVQAATNLDLPAVLGVTLLIAVVYVVVNMITDILYGVLDPRIRVG, encoded by the coding sequence ATGCTCGTGCAATTCATCGTCAAACGGCTGCTCCTCTCGGTGCCGATGCTCATCGGGGTGACGCTGGTTACCTTTGTGGTCTCTCACCTGATCCCCGCTGACCCCTTGACAGCGGTCTTGCCGGAACGTGCCGCAAACAACCCGGACATTGTCGCAATGTACCGGACCCGGTGGGGACTAGACCGGCCGTTGCCTGAGCAGTATCTCCTCTACCTCCGGAATCTCTTACATGGTGACCTCGGTGAGTCCTATACGACGCGCCGGCCGGTTGGCACGGACTTGCGCCTCTTTTTCCCGGCGACCGTCGAACTCGCCCTGGCTGCGATGCTCTATGCCGTTGTGGTTGGCATCGCACTGGGTGTGATCTCGGCAGTCTGGAGCGATCGGCTGGCCGATCATCTTGCGCGTATCATCGCCCTCATCGGTGTGTCGGTGCCGGTGTTTTGGCTTGGGCTCATCGCGCTCCAGGTCTTCTACGCCCAATTGCGAATCCTGCCCGGCCCAGGACGCCTCGATACGCGTCTCACTGCCCCACCATTCCGTACAGGGCTGTATACGATCGATAGCTTGCTTGCCGGGCGCCTCGACCTCTTCTTTAACGCCCTTGCCCACTTGATCCTGCCCGGGATCGTGTTAGGCAGCTATGCAATGGGGATCATCGCGCGCATGACCCGTTCCTCGCTCCTCGAGGTGCTCAGCCTCGACTACATTCGGACAGCTCGTGCCAAAGGCGTGAGTGAACGACGCGTTGTCCTCGGACATGCATTGCGCAATGCCATGATTCCAACGGTTACCGTCGTTGGTTTGACCTTTGGCAGTCTGCTCGCTGGAGCAGTCCTGACTGAAACGATTTTTGCGTGGCCGGGTATTGGGCGGTATGCCGTCCAAGCAGCGACGAACCTCGATCTCCCGGCCGTGCTAGGTGTCACGCTCTTAATCGCGGTCGTCTATGTTGTCGTCAACATGATCACCGATATTCTCTACGGTGTGCTTGACCCACGTATTCGCGTGGGATAG
- a CDS encoding ABC transporter substrate-binding protein yields the protein MQRLLRAPRTVAIMRRISLAILVAMCFDTREIGGVSLEEETMGTQGQQSWLEAAASRRQFLRLTALGAGVAGLAGLLAACGGGKNAASTPASSAGGTTPSSQPAATTPAGQSASTASKRGGTFVIARLTDVVHLDPSREYELTPPIVVGACYQRLVNIKPPDIKTIYPELAKEFNIAQDVTTYTFTLRDGVKFSSGNSLTAADVAFSFQRLHVLKDNPSWLADIIKSIDTPDDHTVKITLNEPNAAFLAMLVSPNFSVLDSKVVKAHGGSDQPGADKSDTATSWLDQNSAGSGPYILTKWTPQTEIVMVRNQNYWGDPPAFDQIIIRHVTDPTAQRQQLESGDIDAAHNLDPDMIASLEKAGTAQIIRGDTLDTEYFAMHTSKEVGKELADPRVRQALAYAIDYDGIINQLLRGAAVRPPSVIPAGLLGVDEAMPYQYKQDLNKAKALLAQAGLANGFELTLTFSSGGTEVGGVSSEALANKLADDFSKIGVKVKLDPRAPDVRLADYRAGKLQCTISGWTPDFLDPHGWAIPFGVPGEAAAKRVAYNNPQVAQLFQQAAKTADPKQRAQLYAQGQQLLNQDVPFICLYQPKAQVAVAKSVQGYVFDPVVQVPLGLVRKSS from the coding sequence GTGCAGCGCTTGCTGCGCGCACCTCGCACTGTTGCCATAATGCGGCGTATTTCTCTTGCCATTCTCGTGGCCATGTGCTTTGATACGCGCGAAATCGGCGGTGTATCGCTTGAGGAGGAGACAATGGGAACGCAGGGGCAGCAATCGTGGTTGGAAGCGGCGGCGTCTCGCCGGCAGTTCCTGCGCCTCACAGCGCTTGGTGCTGGCGTTGCTGGCCTGGCTGGCCTGCTCGCTGCGTGTGGTGGAGGCAAGAATGCAGCGTCGACGCCGGCCTCGTCAGCCGGTGGAACGACGCCGTCCTCGCAGCCTGCCGCGACAACGCCCGCTGGTCAGTCAGCCAGTACGGCGAGCAAACGGGGTGGCACGTTCGTCATCGCGCGCCTCACCGACGTCGTCCATCTTGATCCCTCGCGCGAGTACGAGCTCACTCCGCCCATCGTGGTTGGCGCATGTTATCAGCGCCTGGTCAACATCAAGCCCCCGGATATTAAGACGATCTATCCGGAACTCGCCAAAGAATTCAACATTGCTCAAGATGTCACCACCTATACCTTTACGCTTCGAGATGGCGTGAAATTCTCCTCCGGCAATTCGCTCACTGCAGCCGATGTTGCGTTCAGCTTCCAACGGTTACATGTGCTGAAAGACAACCCGTCGTGGCTCGCTGACATCATCAAGTCGATCGATACTCCTGATGATCACACGGTCAAGATCACGCTGAATGAGCCTAATGCCGCATTCCTTGCGATGCTGGTTTCGCCAAACTTCTCGGTGCTTGATAGTAAGGTGGTCAAAGCCCATGGCGGAAGTGACCAGCCAGGTGCGGATAAGAGCGACACAGCGACCAGTTGGCTCGACCAGAACTCTGCCGGCAGCGGGCCTTACATTCTGACCAAGTGGACGCCGCAAACCGAAATTGTGATGGTCCGCAACCAGAACTACTGGGGTGATCCGCCGGCGTTCGATCAGATCATCATTCGCCACGTTACGGATCCAACGGCCCAGCGCCAGCAGCTCGAAAGCGGCGACATTGATGCCGCCCATAACCTCGACCCTGACATGATCGCGAGCCTGGAGAAGGCTGGCACTGCGCAGATTATTCGCGGCGATACGCTCGATACCGAATATTTCGCGATGCATACCAGCAAGGAAGTCGGCAAAGAGCTTGCTGATCCACGGGTGCGGCAAGCACTCGCCTATGCGATCGATTATGACGGCATCATCAACCAACTGCTCCGCGGTGCTGCCGTGCGTCCACCGTCGGTGATCCCCGCTGGCCTTCTTGGCGTAGACGAAGCGATGCCCTATCAGTACAAACAAGATCTGAATAAGGCCAAGGCACTGCTTGCTCAGGCAGGGCTGGCCAACGGCTTTGAGCTGACACTCACCTTCAGTAGCGGTGGTACCGAAGTCGGTGGCGTCTCCTCTGAGGCGCTTGCGAACAAGCTAGCCGATGACTTCAGCAAAATCGGCGTCAAGGTCAAGCTCGATCCTCGTGCACCCGACGTCCGACTGGCCGATTATCGTGCAGGGAAGCTCCAGTGCACGATCTCAGGCTGGACGCCAGACTTCCTCGATCCGCACGGGTGGGCGATTCCCTTCGGCGTCCCGGGTGAGGCTGCAGCTAAGCGGGTTGCGTACAATAACCCGCAAGTTGCCCAGCTCTTCCAGCAGGCGGCCAAAACGGCTGACCCGAAGCAGCGTGCCCAACTCTACGCTCAAGGCCAGCAACTACTTAACCAGGATGTACCGTTTATCTGCCTCTATCAGCCCAAGGCGCAAGTGGCGGTTGCCAAGTCAGTGCAGGGCTACGTTTTCGATCCAGTGGTGCAAGTGCCGCTTGGACTCGTGCGGAAAAGCAGCTAG